A portion of the Microlunatus phosphovorus NM-1 genome contains these proteins:
- a CDS encoding GNAT family N-acetyltransferase produces the protein MTALRPPLMPTGGGVGRVRVLGREDLPAVLRLLGQRPIENVFVGSRIRAAGVAAASLGCPIWGYERDGELRSMCHAGANLVPVNADSDAVAAWVEFAGPERTCFSIIGPSEVALDLWRRLSHRWGSTWSKVREVRPRQPVMAIFDQPLVTPDPGVRRMGLEHWDSYYEAAVKMYTEEVGVSPVQGNPAGYRFYVRQLISSGRAFGLIQNGRVVFKADVGSVAGSVCQVQGVWLDPALRGRGLAAPAMAKVVQLARTIAPTVSLYVNDYNKPARATYARVGFTDVGEFATIHY, from the coding sequence GTGACCGCCCTGCGCCCACCCTTGATGCCGACCGGCGGCGGTGTGGGCCGGGTGCGGGTGTTGGGCCGGGAGGATCTCCCTGCGGTGCTGCGCCTGTTGGGGCAGCGGCCGATCGAGAACGTGTTCGTCGGTTCGCGGATCCGGGCTGCCGGTGTCGCTGCGGCCAGTCTGGGCTGCCCGATCTGGGGCTACGAACGCGATGGCGAGTTGCGCTCGATGTGTCATGCCGGGGCGAATCTGGTGCCGGTCAACGCCGATTCCGACGCAGTGGCCGCCTGGGTCGAGTTCGCCGGTCCGGAGCGGACCTGCTTCTCGATCATCGGTCCGTCCGAGGTGGCCCTCGACCTGTGGCGCCGGCTCTCGCACCGGTGGGGCAGCACGTGGAGCAAGGTACGCGAGGTACGGCCGCGGCAACCGGTGATGGCGATCTTCGATCAGCCGCTGGTGACGCCCGACCCCGGTGTCCGCCGGATGGGTCTGGAGCACTGGGACAGCTACTACGAGGCCGCGGTGAAGATGTACACCGAGGAGGTCGGCGTCTCTCCTGTCCAGGGCAATCCGGCCGGCTATCGGTTCTACGTCCGGCAGCTGATCTCCTCCGGGCGGGCGTTCGGACTGATCCAGAACGGTCGAGTGGTGTTCAAGGCCGACGTCGGCTCGGTCGCGGGCTCGGTCTGTCAGGTGCAAGGCGTCTGGCTCGACCCGGCGCTGCGCGGACGTGGGCTGGCGGCCCCCGCGATGGCGAAGGTGGTGCAGTTGGCCCGGACCATCGCACCGACGGTCAGCCTGTACGTCAACGACTACAACAAGCCGGCGCGGGCGACGTACGCCCGGGTCGGCTTCACCGACGTCGGCGAGTTCGCCACCATCCACTACTGA
- a CDS encoding proline--tRNA ligase — MSELFVRTLREDPADAEVPSHRWLVRAGYIRRAAPGIYSWLPLGYKVLRNIEQIVREEMDAIGSQEAHLPALLPAEPYQASGRWIDYGPNIFRLKDRKGGDYLLGPTHEEMFTLLVKDLYSSYKDLPLHLYHIQTKYRDEARPRAGLLRCREFVMKDSYSFDIDDIGLQKSYDAHRDAYIKIFNRLGFEYVIVHAMSGAMGGSASEEFLAVAENGEDTFVASPGGYAANVEAVHVVPPEPVPYDNAPAAHVHDTPDTPTIETLVNHANAQVPREDRAWTAADTLKNVVVMVRKLDGTREPLAIGLPGDREVDLKRLAATLEPDEAEAFTEEDFADHPSLAKGYIGPGVLGENNASGIRYLTDPRVVEGTRWVTGADQPGRHVFDLVCGRDFTADGVIDVAEVKEGDPAPDGSGPLRLARGIEMGHIFQLGRKYAEALGLKVLDSNGKLVTVTMGSYGVGVSRAVAVVAEGTCDEKGLCWPREIAPYDVQILATGKGEAVLNAATDLARELDDAGIKVLLDDRKASPGVKFADAEIMGMPTSVVVGRGLAEGLVELRDRKTGEIENIPLDEAVGRIIAVVRGRPSID, encoded by the coding sequence CTGTCGGAGTTGTTCGTCCGAACCCTGCGCGAGGACCCGGCCGATGCCGAAGTGCCCAGCCACCGCTGGCTGGTGCGTGCCGGCTACATCCGCCGCGCCGCGCCGGGGATCTACAGCTGGCTGCCGCTGGGTTACAAGGTGCTTCGCAACATCGAGCAGATCGTCCGTGAGGAGATGGACGCCATCGGCTCGCAGGAGGCGCATCTGCCGGCCCTGCTGCCGGCCGAGCCGTATCAGGCATCCGGTCGCTGGATCGACTACGGGCCGAACATCTTCCGGCTCAAGGACCGCAAGGGCGGCGACTATCTGCTCGGGCCGACCCATGAGGAGATGTTCACCCTGCTAGTGAAGGACCTGTACTCCTCCTACAAGGACCTGCCGCTGCACCTATACCACATTCAGACCAAGTATCGCGACGAGGCACGGCCGCGCGCCGGGCTGCTGCGCTGCCGAGAGTTCGTGATGAAGGACTCCTACTCCTTCGACATCGACGACATCGGACTGCAGAAGTCCTATGACGCGCATCGAGACGCCTACATCAAGATCTTCAACCGGCTCGGTTTCGAGTACGTCATCGTGCACGCCATGTCCGGCGCGATGGGCGGCTCGGCGAGTGAGGAGTTCCTGGCCGTGGCCGAGAACGGGGAGGACACCTTCGTCGCCTCGCCGGGCGGCTACGCAGCCAATGTCGAGGCCGTCCATGTGGTGCCGCCGGAGCCGGTGCCGTACGACAACGCGCCGGCCGCGCACGTCCACGACACCCCGGACACCCCGACCATCGAGACCTTGGTGAACCATGCCAACGCGCAGGTGCCCCGGGAAGATCGGGCGTGGACGGCCGCGGACACACTGAAGAACGTGGTCGTGATGGTCCGCAAGCTGGACGGAACCCGCGAGCCGTTGGCCATCGGGCTGCCCGGTGATCGCGAGGTGGACCTGAAACGGCTCGCCGCCACCCTCGAACCGGACGAGGCGGAGGCCTTCACCGAGGAGGACTTCGCCGACCATCCGAGCCTGGCCAAGGGTTACATCGGTCCTGGCGTGCTGGGGGAGAACAACGCCTCCGGCATCCGCTATCTCACCGACCCGCGGGTCGTCGAGGGCACCCGCTGGGTGACCGGTGCCGACCAGCCGGGCCGGCATGTCTTCGACCTGGTGTGCGGCCGGGACTTCACCGCCGACGGTGTGATCGACGTCGCCGAGGTGAAGGAAGGCGACCCGGCTCCGGACGGATCGGGGCCGCTCCGGCTGGCCCGTGGCATCGAGATGGGCCACATCTTCCAGCTCGGTCGCAAGTATGCCGAGGCATTGGGTCTCAAGGTGCTGGACAGCAACGGCAAGCTGGTCACCGTCACCATGGGCTCGTACGGGGTAGGGGTGTCCCGGGCGGTGGCTGTCGTAGCCGAAGGCACCTGTGACGAGAAGGGTCTGTGCTGGCCACGGGAGATCGCGCCGTACGACGTGCAGATCCTGGCCACCGGCAAGGGCGAAGCCGTACTGAATGCGGCTACCGATCTGGCTCGTGAGCTGGACGATGCCGGCATCAAGGTGCTGCTGGACGACCGCAAGGCCAGCCCGGGGGTGAAGTTCGCCGACGCCGAGATCATGGGCATGCCGACCTCGGTCGTCGTCGGGCGTGGTCTGGCCGAGGGACTGGTCGAATTGCGTGACCGCAAGACCGGCGAGATCGAGAACATCCCACTCGACGAGGCGGTCGGCCGGATCATCGCCGTCGTACGCGGACGCCCGTCGATCGACTGA
- a CDS encoding sulfite exporter TauE/SafE family protein, whose amino-acid sequence MELAQLGLVTVLTLVLAAFVAGWVDAVVGGGGLIQLPALLIGLPESTPPAAILGTNKISSVWGTATSSILYAIKVRPDWRSVLPLVVGSSVGSALGASVARYLPKEVFTPIVLVALIVVAIYTWRRPQLGLVTERKQVGRRHYLLTLAIGLGVGAYDGILGPGTGTFFVILLVGVLGWGFLDASAQAKIANLVTNLSAIAVFAAHGVILWQLGLLMGAANLVGGFLGARTAISRGNTFVRKVFLAVVALLIVRLAYDVLRGLL is encoded by the coding sequence GTGGAGCTGGCTCAACTCGGCCTTGTCACTGTCCTCACGTTGGTGTTGGCCGCTTTCGTGGCCGGCTGGGTGGATGCGGTCGTCGGTGGCGGGGGCCTGATCCAGCTGCCGGCGCTGCTGATCGGGCTGCCCGAGTCCACTCCGCCGGCAGCGATCCTGGGCACCAACAAGATCTCGTCGGTGTGGGGGACCGCCACCAGTTCGATCCTGTACGCGATCAAGGTCCGACCCGACTGGCGCAGCGTGCTGCCCCTGGTGGTGGGCTCGTCGGTCGGTTCCGCCCTGGGCGCCTCGGTCGCGCGCTATCTGCCGAAGGAGGTCTTCACCCCGATCGTGCTGGTGGCCCTGATCGTGGTGGCGATCTACACCTGGCGCCGTCCTCAGCTCGGCCTGGTGACCGAGCGCAAGCAGGTCGGCCGCCGGCATTATCTGCTGACGCTGGCGATCGGGCTCGGCGTGGGTGCCTACGACGGGATCCTCGGTCCAGGCACCGGCACCTTCTTCGTGATCTTGCTGGTCGGGGTGCTGGGCTGGGGCTTCCTGGACGCCAGCGCCCAGGCCAAGATCGCGAACTTGGTCACCAATCTGTCGGCGATCGCGGTGTTCGCGGCCCATGGGGTGATCTTGTGGCAGCTCGGTTTGCTGATGGGAGCCGCCAATCTGGTCGGCGGCTTCCTCGGCGCCCGGACCGCGATCAGCAGGGGAAACACCTTCGTTCGGAAGGTCTTCCTTGCTGTGGTTGCGCTGCTGATCGTGCGGCTGGCGTACGACGTCCTGCGCGGACTGCTCTGA
- a CDS encoding ATP-binding cassette domain-containing protein — MRSLRLLSGLRMVPPGMVALLMVLQVLRAGLVPVSAWATGLVVAQAGASTSSALALALVAFVAALWLGESVGHAVWLLYTYVARIVDGQVRSEVRLAIASAASLDVVDDPDFRDDVAHVMSTGGARGWEQSLGSATWAQLARWFELLEIAAVGVVLVPLSPIYAVAAVAMMLVSRWALQRTWEREAAAEAEGARGQRRTAYWTELGTGDGVAKEIRIFGIGDWVRQRRRIEAETYLLPRWHRHAVLFRGLVLPFGLALLTAAGVLAFPAWSAARGAITAADLARYIVAGLGLVGLIGKGSVGWQAAYGQVVLDALDRVRERLRSAPQLDDLTSSDGTIELADLGFRYGDGPLVLDGLDLVIEPGEVLAVVGPNGAGKTTLMKLLAGLTAPTSGRAMVLPRAEVAVLFQDFVRYPLSLLENVTLSAPGSDDRAGAIRALELAGAAELADTLPAGMETPLSAQFDGGVDLSGGQWQKVALARAIYGVQHGRRLMIMDEPTAHLDAGQEAEFYDRVVKTLTGATIVLVSHRLSTVRSTDRIVLLEHGRISEAGNHDELMRCDGEYARMFRLQASRFA; from the coding sequence GTGCGGAGCCTGCGGCTGCTGTCGGGTCTGCGCATGGTGCCTCCAGGCATGGTTGCGCTCCTGATGGTGCTGCAGGTGTTGCGGGCCGGACTGGTGCCGGTCTCGGCCTGGGCCACCGGTCTGGTGGTCGCACAGGCGGGGGCCTCGACCAGTTCGGCTCTCGCGCTGGCGTTGGTGGCCTTCGTTGCCGCCCTGTGGCTCGGCGAATCGGTGGGTCACGCGGTCTGGCTCCTCTATACGTATGTGGCCCGGATCGTCGACGGCCAGGTGCGTTCGGAGGTCAGGCTGGCGATCGCTTCCGCGGCGTCGCTGGATGTGGTGGACGACCCTGACTTCCGGGATGACGTGGCGCACGTGATGTCGACCGGTGGCGCCCGTGGCTGGGAGCAGTCGCTCGGCAGCGCCACCTGGGCCCAGCTCGCGCGCTGGTTCGAGCTGTTGGAGATCGCTGCGGTCGGAGTGGTGTTGGTGCCGCTGTCACCGATCTACGCCGTGGCCGCCGTCGCCATGATGCTGGTCAGCAGATGGGCGCTGCAGCGTACCTGGGAACGGGAAGCGGCAGCCGAGGCGGAGGGCGCCCGGGGTCAGCGCCGCACGGCGTACTGGACCGAGCTCGGCACCGGCGACGGCGTCGCCAAAGAGATCCGGATCTTCGGCATCGGCGACTGGGTGCGGCAGCGACGACGGATCGAGGCCGAAACCTACCTGCTGCCGCGCTGGCATCGGCACGCGGTGCTGTTCCGCGGCTTGGTGTTGCCGTTCGGGCTGGCGCTGCTCACGGCCGCCGGTGTCCTGGCCTTCCCGGCCTGGTCGGCCGCCCGCGGTGCGATCACAGCAGCCGACCTGGCGCGCTACATCGTCGCCGGTCTTGGACTAGTGGGTCTGATCGGAAAGGGCTCGGTCGGCTGGCAGGCCGCGTACGGGCAGGTGGTGCTCGACGCCTTGGACCGCGTCCGGGAACGGCTGCGATCGGCGCCGCAACTCGACGATCTGACCTCATCCGATGGTACGATCGAACTGGCCGATCTCGGGTTCCGCTACGGGGACGGCCCGCTGGTATTGGACGGCTTGGACCTGGTGATCGAACCGGGCGAGGTGCTTGCCGTGGTCGGGCCCAACGGCGCCGGCAAGACCACGCTGATGAAGCTGCTGGCCGGTCTGACCGCGCCGACCAGCGGGCGTGCCATGGTGCTGCCGCGTGCCGAGGTGGCGGTGCTCTTCCAAGACTTCGTCCGCTATCCGCTGTCGTTGCTGGAGAACGTGACCTTGTCCGCACCCGGCAGCGACGACCGGGCCGGCGCGATCCGGGCGCTCGAGCTCGCCGGCGCCGCCGAGCTGGCGGACACACTGCCGGCCGGGATGGAGACGCCACTGTCGGCACAGTTCGACGGCGGTGTCGACCTGTCTGGTGGACAGTGGCAGAAGGTCGCGTTGGCCCGTGCGATCTACGGTGTGCAGCACGGGCGCCGACTGATGATCATGGACGAGCCGACCGCGCACCTGGACGCCGGCCAGGAGGCGGAGTTCTACGACCGCGTGGTCAAGACCCTGACCGGAGCGACGATCGTGCTGGTCTCCCACCGGCTCTCCACGGTGCGGTCCACGGACCGGATCGTGCTGCTCGAGCACGGCCGGATCAGCGAGGCCGGTAACCATGACGAGCTGATGCGGTGCGACGGGGAGTACGCCCGGATGTTCCGGCTGCAGGCGAGCAGGTTCGCATGA